Proteins encoded within one genomic window of Streptomyces rubradiris:
- a CDS encoding NAD-dependent protein deacetylase, with protein MRMRPTLNWTPEDPLPGSTDLEPVVEALSTGGVLVLSGAGISTESGIPDYRGEGGSLSRHTPMTYQEFTASARARRRYWARSHLGWRTFGRAEPNAGHRAVAAFGRHGLLSGVITQNVDGLHQAAGSEDVVELHGGLDRVVCLSCGARSARRELARRLEEVNAGFEPVAVGINPDGDADLTDEQVGDFRVLPCALCGGVLKPDVVFFGEAVPPRRVERCRELVREATSVLVLGSSLTVMSGLRFVRQAAQEGKPVLIVNRDPTRGDRHAVTRVGLPLGSSLTSVAGRLGLPADDGRPACAGP; from the coding sequence ATGCGTATGCGCCCGACTCTGAACTGGACGCCCGAGGACCCGCTGCCGGGCAGCACGGACCTGGAACCGGTCGTGGAGGCGCTGAGCACCGGCGGTGTGCTGGTGCTCAGCGGCGCGGGCATCTCCACGGAGTCGGGCATCCCCGACTACCGGGGCGAGGGCGGCAGCCTGAGCCGGCACACCCCGATGACCTATCAGGAGTTCACCGCGAGCGCCCGGGCCCGGCGCCGGTACTGGGCACGCAGTCACCTGGGCTGGCGCACCTTCGGGCGCGCCGAGCCGAACGCCGGGCACCGGGCCGTGGCCGCGTTCGGGCGGCACGGGCTGCTCTCGGGGGTGATCACCCAGAACGTCGACGGCCTGCACCAGGCCGCCGGCAGCGAGGACGTGGTGGAACTCCACGGTGGTCTGGACCGGGTCGTCTGCCTGTCCTGTGGCGCCCGCAGCGCGCGCCGGGAACTCGCCCGGCGGCTGGAAGAGGTCAACGCGGGCTTCGAGCCGGTGGCCGTCGGCATCAACCCGGACGGCGACGCCGATCTCACCGACGAACAGGTCGGGGACTTCCGCGTGCTGCCCTGCGCGCTCTGCGGCGGCGTCCTCAAGCCGGACGTGGTGTTCTTCGGCGAAGCGGTGCCGCCGCGGCGGGTCGAGCGCTGTCGCGAGCTGGTCCGGGAGGCGACCTCGGTGCTGGTCCTGGGCTCCTCGCTGACGGTGATGTCCGGGCTGCGGTTCGTCCGCCAGGCGGCCCAGGAGGGCAAGCCGGTGCTGATCGTGAATCGGGACCCGACCCGGGGCGACCGGCACGCGGTCACCCGGGTCGGGCTCCCTCTGGGATCGTCTCTGACCAGCGTGGCCGGTCGGCTGGGCCTTCCCGCCGACGACGGGCGGCCGGCCTGCGCCGGACCGTGA
- a CDS encoding glutamate decarboxylase has product MTVQRDNRGESRDLEINPIFSREPVRVPRYAMPDQGMEPDTAYQVVHDELMLDGNARQNLATFVSTWAEPQARLLMAECAEKNMIDKDEYPQTAELENRCVHMLARLWHAEDPRRATGCSTTGSSEAAMLGGLALKRRWQHKRRAEGGPAGRPNLVMGINVQICWEKFADYFEVEPRYVPMEGDRYHLTPDKAVELCDENTIGVVAVLGSTFDGSYEPVSGIAAALDDLESRTGLDIPVHVDGASGGMIAPFLDPDLTWDFRLPRVASINTSGHKYGLVMPGVGWALWREKDALPDDLVFHVNYLGGDMPTFALNFSRPGAQVVAQYYNFLRLGFDGYRRVQRTCRDIATRLAAEIAALGPFELITDGGELPVFAFRVRDGTDTFSVFDVSAALRERGWLVPAYAFPEHRTDLAVLRVVVRNGFSHDLADLLLEDLRRALPRLRKQHGPHRDADDAGGFAHGAETKNPRRPGRH; this is encoded by the coding sequence ATGACGGTGCAGCGTGACAACCGCGGCGAGAGCCGGGACCTGGAGATCAATCCGATCTTCAGCCGGGAGCCCGTCCGAGTGCCCCGGTACGCGATGCCGGACCAGGGGATGGAACCGGACACCGCCTATCAGGTGGTCCACGACGAGCTGATGCTCGACGGCAACGCCCGGCAGAACCTGGCGACGTTCGTGTCCACCTGGGCCGAGCCGCAGGCCCGGCTCCTGATGGCGGAGTGCGCCGAGAAGAACATGATCGACAAGGACGAGTATCCGCAGACCGCGGAACTCGAGAACCGGTGCGTCCACATGCTGGCCCGGCTCTGGCACGCCGAGGACCCGCGCCGCGCGACGGGCTGCTCGACCACCGGTTCCAGCGAGGCGGCGATGCTGGGCGGGCTGGCACTCAAACGGCGCTGGCAGCACAAGCGGCGCGCCGAGGGCGGGCCCGCCGGCCGGCCCAACCTCGTGATGGGCATCAACGTGCAGATCTGCTGGGAGAAGTTCGCCGACTACTTCGAGGTCGAACCGCGCTACGTCCCCATGGAGGGCGACCGCTACCACCTCACGCCGGACAAGGCGGTCGAGCTGTGCGACGAGAACACCATCGGTGTCGTCGCCGTGCTCGGCTCCACCTTCGACGGCAGCTACGAACCCGTCTCCGGCATCGCCGCGGCCCTGGACGACCTGGAAAGCCGCACCGGACTCGACATCCCCGTCCACGTCGACGGCGCGTCCGGCGGGATGATCGCGCCCTTCCTCGACCCGGACCTCACCTGGGACTTCCGGCTGCCCCGGGTCGCCTCCATCAACACCTCCGGCCACAAGTACGGCCTGGTCATGCCCGGCGTCGGCTGGGCGCTGTGGCGCGAGAAGGACGCACTCCCCGACGACCTCGTCTTCCACGTCAATTACCTCGGCGGCGACATGCCGACCTTCGCGCTCAACTTCTCCCGGCCCGGCGCCCAGGTCGTCGCCCAGTACTACAACTTCCTGCGCCTCGGCTTCGACGGCTACCGGCGGGTCCAGCGGACCTGCCGCGACATCGCCACCCGGCTGGCCGCCGAGATCGCCGCGCTGGGCCCGTTCGAGCTGATCACCGACGGTGGCGAACTCCCCGTCTTCGCTTTCCGCGTGCGCGACGGAACCGACACCTTCAGCGTCTTCGACGTCTCCGCCGCGCTGCGCGAACGCGGCTGGCTGGTGCCCGCCTACGCCTTCCCCGAGCACCGCACCGACCTGGCCGTCCTGCGTGTCGTGGTCCGCAACGGCTTCAGCCACGACCTGGCCGACCTGCTCCTGGAGGACCTGCGCCGCGCTCTGCCCCGCCTTCGGAAGCAGCACGGGCCGCACCGCGACGCCGACGACGCGGGCGGCTTCGCCCACGGCGCGGAGACCAAGAACCCGCGGCGCCCGGGCCGCCACTGA
- a CDS encoding acetolactate synthase — MSPADPGASGCRTDTPAEGQGDGEVASAGSGRAHGEAASGGPGRVDGEVGLTGPEGGDGEAASGRPVRGHGQVASGGPGRVGGETALTGPARGDGETASAGPVRGDGEVVSAGPVRGDGEVASGRPVRGDGEAASGRPVRGHGEVASGGPVRGDGEVALTGPGRGEREMAPAGPRRGDGGVAPAGSRRADRDAPAGPRWVEGEGGELAVAALRAHGVDTLFTLSGGHIFSVLHAAARAGMRIVDVRHEQTAVFAAEGCARLGRRPAVALLTAGPGVTNGISGLATAQANGAPVVVLAGRAARKRWGSGALQEFDHIPLVTPVTKDARTVTRTDAVPGELRALTATAATPHRGPVFLDIPLDVMHRRASAILNPPLPVVPPAPDPDEVAKAAELLATASRPVLVAGGDVWWGGAWEALRHCAESLRVPTFANGQGRGCLPARHELAFSRSRDALKEADVVVVAGTPLDFRLSFGRFGDARVVHAVDHPALRATHVPTAAAPAGDLRHVLDGMAAWSGPRADHEEWIRRLRARERALRAAERPELEHPGEPIHPARVLGELIAQLDHDAVVIGDGGDFVSYAGRLLDSHLPGHWLDPGPFGCLGNGIGYAIAARLRHPDRQVVLLLGDGAFGFSAGDVDTLVRHRLPVVMVVGNNGGWGLEKHPMRALYGTDVAADLRPDSRYDQVVRALGGAGETVTDPRRIAPALRRAFAAGEPYLVNVLTDPEVAYRRSAKLG, encoded by the coding sequence ATGTCGCCTGCTGACCCCGGCGCGAGCGGCTGTCGCACCGACACGCCGGCCGAGGGGCAAGGGGATGGAGAGGTGGCCTCGGCTGGGTCTGGGCGGGCCCACGGGGAGGCGGCTTCGGGCGGACCCGGTCGGGTTGACGGGGAGGTGGGCCTGACGGGACCTGAGGGGGGCGATGGGGAGGCGGCTTCGGGCAGGCCCGTGCGGGGCCATGGGCAGGTGGCCTCGGGCGGGCCCGGGCGGGTCGGTGGGGAGACGGCTCTGACGGGGCCTGCGCGGGGTGACGGGGAGACGGCCTCGGCCGGGCCCGTGCGGGGCGATGGGGAAGTGGTCTCGGCCGGGCCCGTGCGGGGCGATGGGGAGGTGGCTTCGGGCAGGCCCGTGCGGGGCGATGGGGAGGCGGCCTCGGGCAGGCCCGTGCGGGGCCATGGGGAGGTGGCCTCGGGCGGGCCCGTGCGGGGCGATGGCGAGGTGGCCCTGACGGGGCCTGGGCGGGGCGAGCGCGAGATGGCCCCGGCCGGCCCCCGGCGGGGCGATGGCGGCGTGGCTCCGGCCGGAAGCCGGCGGGCAGACAGGGACGCCCCGGCCGGGCCCCGGTGGGTCGAGGGTGAGGGTGGGGAGCTCGCTGTCGCCGCCCTGCGGGCGCACGGCGTGGATACCCTGTTCACCCTGTCGGGCGGTCACATCTTCTCCGTCCTGCACGCCGCGGCCCGCGCCGGGATGCGCATCGTCGACGTCCGCCACGAACAGACCGCGGTGTTCGCCGCGGAAGGCTGCGCCAGGCTCGGGCGCCGCCCGGCGGTGGCGCTGCTCACCGCCGGGCCCGGCGTCACCAACGGCATCAGCGGGCTGGCGACCGCCCAGGCCAACGGCGCGCCCGTCGTGGTGCTGGCCGGGCGGGCCGCACGGAAACGCTGGGGCTCCGGTGCCTTGCAGGAGTTCGACCACATCCCCCTGGTCACGCCGGTGACCAAGGACGCCCGGACCGTCACCCGCACCGATGCCGTCCCCGGTGAGCTGCGGGCGCTCACGGCCACCGCCGCCACCCCGCACCGCGGCCCGGTGTTCCTCGACATCCCCCTCGACGTGATGCACCGCAGGGCGAGCGCCATCCTGAACCCTCCGCTCCCCGTCGTCCCGCCGGCCCCCGACCCGGACGAGGTCGCCAAGGCCGCGGAACTCCTGGCCACCGCGAGCCGCCCGGTCCTGGTGGCCGGCGGCGACGTCTGGTGGGGCGGGGCCTGGGAGGCGCTGCGCCACTGCGCCGAGTCGCTGCGCGTGCCGACGTTCGCCAACGGGCAGGGCCGCGGCTGTCTGCCCGCCCGGCACGAACTGGCGTTCAGCCGGTCACGGGACGCGCTGAAGGAGGCCGACGTCGTCGTGGTGGCCGGCACGCCCCTGGACTTCCGGCTCTCCTTCGGCCGGTTCGGCGACGCGCGCGTCGTCCACGCCGTGGACCATCCCGCGCTGCGCGCCACGCACGTGCCCACGGCCGCCGCCCCGGCCGGCGACCTGCGGCACGTCCTCGACGGCATGGCGGCCTGGTCCGGGCCCCGGGCGGACCACGAGGAGTGGATACGGCGGCTGCGCGCGCGCGAACGCGCCCTGCGCGCGGCCGAACGGCCGGAACTGGAACACCCCGGTGAGCCCATCCACCCCGCCCGCGTCCTCGGGGAACTGATCGCCCAGCTCGACCACGACGCCGTAGTCATCGGGGACGGCGGCGACTTCGTGTCGTACGCGGGCCGGCTCCTGGACTCCCACCTGCCTGGCCACTGGCTCGACCCGGGCCCGTTCGGCTGCCTCGGCAACGGCATCGGCTACGCGATCGCCGCCCGGCTGCGCCACCCGGACCGGCAGGTGGTGCTCCTCCTCGGGGACGGCGCCTTCGGCTTCTCGGCCGGCGACGTCGACACCCTGGTGAGGCACCGGCTGCCGGTGGTGATGGTCGTCGGCAACAACGGCGGCTGGGGGCTGGAGAAGCACCCCATGCGCGCGCTCTACGGCACGGACGTCGCGGCCGACCTGAGGCCGGACAGCCGCTACGACCAGGTGGTCCGGGCGCTCGGCGGGGCGGGCGAGACCGTCACCGACCCGCGGCGGATCGCCCCGGCGCTGCGCCGGGCCTTCGCGGCGGGGGAGCCGTACCTCGTCAACGTACTCACCGACCCCGAGGTGGCCTACCGGCGCTCGGCGAAACTGGGGTGA
- a CDS encoding phosphoribosylaminoimidazolecarboxamide formyltransferase, which yields MVGDPARWRLKYGLNPQQRDAVAQPSDGGPLPLSVLCGTPSVVNLLDALQGWQLVREASRALDLPAAASMKHVSPAGAAVAGEVDPVARATFRLGDAEVSGPASAYARARDCDPRSSYGDLVALSHPVDRDTAALLARVVSDGVIAPDFEPGVLEVLARKKRGAFLVLRVDPAYEPPARQVRDVFGVRITQEADPLVIGPGTLAEGTAGGTPPTRQQVRDAVLGLITVRYTQSNSVAYVHDGRTIGIGAGQQSRVDCVRLAGEKADRWRLRRHPLPAGARFPGSMTVQDRVNSVMRLIEGEPGSWSGADQADRQIAGLPAKPLDPAEKSAWLAGHTPCTLVSDAYLPFRDNVDVAAAHGVRCIVEGGGSARGQEVAAACEEHSITLVRTGLRLFCH from the coding sequence ATGGTCGGTGACCCTGCGCGTTGGCGTCTGAAGTACGGTCTCAATCCCCAGCAGCGCGACGCGGTGGCCCAGCCGTCCGACGGCGGCCCCCTGCCCTTGTCCGTCCTGTGCGGCACGCCCTCCGTCGTGAACCTGCTGGACGCCTTGCAGGGCTGGCAGCTGGTACGGGAGGCGAGCCGGGCGCTGGACCTGCCCGCGGCGGCGTCCATGAAGCACGTCTCCCCCGCCGGCGCGGCCGTCGCCGGCGAGGTCGACCCGGTCGCCCGGGCCACCTTCCGGCTGGGCGACGCCGAGGTGTCCGGCCCCGCGTCGGCCTACGCCCGGGCCCGGGACTGCGACCCGCGCTCCTCCTACGGCGACCTGGTGGCCCTGTCGCATCCCGTCGACCGGGACACCGCGGCCCTCCTGGCCCGGGTCGTCTCGGACGGCGTCATCGCACCGGACTTCGAGCCGGGCGTGCTGGAGGTGCTGGCCCGGAAGAAGCGCGGCGCCTTCCTCGTCCTGCGGGTGGACCCCGCCTACGAGCCGCCCGCCCGTCAGGTCAGGGACGTGTTCGGGGTCCGGATCACGCAGGAAGCCGACCCGCTGGTGATCGGCCCCGGCACGCTGGCCGAGGGCACCGCGGGCGGCACGCCGCCGACCCGGCAGCAGGTGCGGGACGCCGTGCTCGGGCTGATCACCGTGCGGTACACCCAGTCCAACTCGGTGGCGTACGTCCACGACGGGCGCACGATCGGCATCGGAGCGGGCCAGCAGTCACGGGTGGACTGTGTGCGGCTGGCCGGGGAGAAGGCCGACCGCTGGCGGCTGCGGCGTCACCCGCTGCCGGCCGGGGCCCGGTTCCCCGGCTCGATGACGGTCCAGGACCGCGTGAACAGCGTGATGCGGCTGATCGAGGGGGAGCCCGGCTCCTGGTCCGGCGCGGATCAAGCGGACCGTCAGATCGCCGGTCTGCCCGCCAAGCCGCTGGATCCCGCCGAGAAGAGCGCCTGGCTGGCCGGGCACACACCCTGCACCCTCGTCTCCGACGCCTACCTGCCCTTCCGGGACAACGTGGACGTCGCGGCCGCGCACGGGGTGCGCTGCATCGTCGAGGGCGGCGGGTCGGCGCGCGGCCAGGAGGTCGCGGCGGCCTGCGAGGAGCACTCCATCACCCTGGTCCGTACCGGACTGCGGCTGTTCTGCCACTGA
- a CDS encoding GlsB/YeaQ/YmgE family stress response membrane protein — MGIIAWIILGLLAGAIAKALMPGKDPGGIIVTMLIGVAGGLLGGWLGKVVFGVDSVDGFFELSTWIAAIVGSLILLALYRLFTGGRHSHSHRHA; from the coding sequence ATGGGCATCATCGCGTGGATCATCCTGGGACTGCTCGCCGGCGCGATCGCCAAGGCCCTCATGCCGGGCAAGGACCCCGGCGGCATCATCGTCACCATGCTCATCGGCGTGGCCGGCGGTCTGCTCGGCGGCTGGCTCGGCAAGGTGGTGTTCGGCGTCGACTCCGTCGACGGCTTCTTCGAGCTCTCCACCTGGATCGCCGCCATCGTCGGCTCCCTCATCCTGCTCGCCCTCTACCGCCTCTTCACCGGCGGCCGGCACTCCCACTCGCACCGGCACGCCTGA
- a CDS encoding acyl-CoA dehydrogenase family protein — MTGNRESGQTAELRQEIRNWLRENWSEELAVGDWWRSLAEAGYAFPTWPFGMGGRGLDRAAARAITEEIGKAGAIGPPGGVGQMVGGPVLLEHGTPGQQRRWVPALAAGTESWCQLFSEPGAGSDLASLQLRAHRDGDRWILNGQKVWSREAEHADRGLALARTDSSVPKRKGISLFVVDLDQPGVDIRPIRQMNGRATFNEVFLTDVVVPAGHVIGAVGQGWPLAVASLAHEREEVGGGGVLRPARIARPGRRAGMLHRPIAELAEEHRRAERAAGVRRGVRTPEALIALARELGRSEDPVVRQRLAALYVTARTNRMRNQRARAARRPGPEASLGKLVGSATGRQARDTALSLLGAEGMLTGPETTGEGAFQQMALSVQSLSIAGGTDEIQRNLIGERVLGLPREPEADRDVPFRELRVGTQRE, encoded by the coding sequence GTGACAGGGAATCGGGAATCCGGGCAGACAGCGGAACTACGGCAGGAGATACGCAACTGGCTCCGGGAGAACTGGAGCGAGGAACTCGCGGTCGGCGACTGGTGGAGATCGCTCGCCGAGGCCGGATACGCCTTTCCCACCTGGCCCTTCGGAATGGGCGGCCGCGGCCTGGACCGCGCGGCGGCCCGGGCGATAACCGAGGAGATCGGAAAAGCCGGCGCGATCGGCCCGCCCGGTGGTGTCGGACAGATGGTGGGCGGCCCGGTCCTGCTGGAACACGGCACGCCCGGGCAGCAGCGCCGCTGGGTCCCCGCGCTGGCCGCCGGTACGGAGTCCTGGTGCCAGTTGTTCAGCGAGCCCGGCGCCGGGTCGGACCTGGCGAGCCTGCAACTGCGGGCCCACCGCGACGGCGACCGCTGGATCCTGAACGGCCAGAAGGTGTGGTCCCGGGAGGCCGAGCACGCCGACCGCGGCCTGGCCCTGGCCCGCACGGACTCCTCCGTCCCCAAACGCAAGGGCATCAGCCTGTTCGTCGTCGACCTGGACCAGCCCGGCGTCGACATCCGGCCGATCCGGCAGATGAACGGCCGCGCCACCTTCAACGAGGTCTTCCTCACCGACGTGGTGGTGCCCGCCGGGCACGTCATCGGCGCCGTCGGCCAGGGCTGGCCGCTGGCCGTGGCCAGCCTGGCCCACGAACGCGAGGAAGTGGGCGGCGGGGGCGTCCTGAGGCCCGCGCGCATCGCCCGGCCCGGCCGGCGGGCCGGGATGCTCCACCGCCCCATCGCCGAACTCGCCGAGGAACACCGCCGGGCGGAACGGGCCGCCGGGGTCCGCCGGGGAGTACGCACCCCCGAGGCGCTGATCGCCCTCGCCCGCGAACTCGGCCGGTCCGAGGACCCCGTCGTCCGCCAGCGGCTCGCGGCCCTGTACGTGACGGCGCGGACCAACCGCATGCGCAACCAGCGGGCCCGCGCCGCGCGCCGCCCCGGGCCCGAGGCGTCCCTGGGCAAGCTCGTCGGCTCCGCCACCGGACGGCAGGCCCGCGACACCGCCCTGTCCCTGCTGGGCGCCGAGGGCATGCTGACCGGCCCCGAGACCACCGGCGAGGGGGCGTTCCAGCAGATGGCCCTGTCGGTGCAGTCGCTGTCCATCGCGGGCGGCACCGACGAGATCCAGCGCAACCTCATCGGGGAGCGCGTGCTCGGACTGCCCCGGGAGCCGGAGGCCGACCGTGACGTGCCCTTCCGCGAGCTGCGGGTGGGGACGCAGCGCGAGTAG
- a CDS encoding class II glutamine amidotransferase: protein MCRLFGLSSAPRRTHATFWLLDAPDSLSRQSRHDPDGTGLGYFAADGTPHVDKAPIAAYEDRAFAEEARRVESAAFVAHVRYASTGSLDARNTHPFAQDGRLFAHNGVIEGLDRLDDHLGEDRSLVGGDTDSERFFALITRETRNNGGDLDAGIRHAARWVARHLPVYALNLVLVTPGRLWALRYPGTHELYVLERPAGGRHGARHLDHSGSHGRMRVRSATLADHPAVIIASERMDDHPGWRLMEPGELLHAGTGPHTTREVILPESPAHPLTLADLRPDAAASQQAP, encoded by the coding sequence ATGTGCCGCCTGTTCGGCCTCAGCAGTGCGCCCCGGCGCACCCACGCCACGTTCTGGCTGCTGGACGCCCCCGACAGTCTCAGCCGGCAGAGCCGTCACGACCCCGACGGCACCGGCCTCGGCTACTTCGCGGCGGACGGCACCCCACACGTGGACAAGGCGCCGATCGCCGCCTACGAGGACCGGGCCTTCGCCGAGGAGGCCCGCCGGGTGGAGTCGGCCGCCTTCGTCGCCCACGTGCGCTACGCCTCCACCGGCAGCCTGGACGCCCGCAACACCCATCCCTTCGCACAGGACGGGCGGCTGTTCGCGCACAACGGGGTCATCGAGGGCCTCGACCGGCTCGACGACCACCTGGGCGAGGACCGGTCACTGGTCGGGGGCGACACGGACTCCGAGCGCTTCTTCGCCCTGATCACCCGGGAGACCAGGAACAACGGCGGCGACCTTGACGCCGGCATCCGGCACGCCGCCCGGTGGGTCGCCCGGCACCTGCCCGTCTACGCCCTCAACCTCGTCCTCGTCACCCCCGGCCGGCTGTGGGCCCTGCGCTACCCCGGCACCCACGAGCTGTACGTCCTGGAGCGCCCGGCGGGCGGCCGGCACGGCGCCCGGCACCTGGACCACAGCGGCAGCCACGGCCGGATGCGCGTCCGCTCCGCGACCCTGGCCGACCACCCGGCCGTGATCATCGCCAGCGAACGCATGGACGACCACCCCGGCTGGCGCCTGATGGAACCGGGCGAGCTGCTGCACGCCGGAACCGGCCCGCACACCACCCGAGAGGTGATCCTGCCGGAGTCCCCGGCGCACCCGCTGACCCTGGCGGACCTGCGCCCCGACGCGGCCGCCTCCCAGCAGGCGCCGTGA
- a CDS encoding MFS transporter — protein MKSDADDAVRTGQPEAAEFPGPSAYWARFALLYGCGILAATGLGKIAPIAVDLRAALTLSLDQVSLVTSSITAVAAVLGLPVGYLVARTAPRRALPAGCVVMAAAGLLEARAGHFWPLLGARLVEGIGYVAVVVAAPALIIAMGGGPRRMTALAVWGTYFPVGLALGLFLGGVLSAFLGWRTWLVAQACALLVAGAAAVLARGGRTASAGEPAPRAAAPSLDRRAVRRLSRPFLLSLGFATASGTIVAVVSLLPTYLHEVLHVPTSVAGTLTGAVSLTGTVGGFLSGWLLRRGVPVRRLFTGALLMPLGTAVAFLHWGGTGLAAAGAVLVALANELVVAAAFAMIPAVVADSADIDLANGLLAQVGSLGSLLGPPLVSFAVLAADGWWAVAPTVLAVCLPGTLLLRASVRRAAV, from the coding sequence GTGAAGAGCGACGCAGACGACGCTGTCCGGACCGGGCAGCCGGAGGCCGCCGAATTCCCAGGACCCTCGGCGTACTGGGCGCGGTTCGCGCTGCTGTACGGCTGCGGGATACTGGCGGCCACCGGGCTCGGCAAGATCGCCCCGATCGCGGTGGACCTGCGCGCCGCGCTGACCCTCTCCCTCGACCAGGTTTCGCTGGTCACCTCCTCCATCACGGCGGTCGCCGCCGTGCTCGGGCTGCCGGTCGGCTATCTCGTCGCCCGCACGGCACCCCGCAGGGCCCTGCCGGCCGGCTGCGTCGTCATGGCGGCGGCGGGGCTGCTGGAGGCACGGGCCGGCCACTTCTGGCCACTGCTGGGCGCGCGCCTGGTGGAAGGGATCGGGTACGTCGCCGTCGTCGTGGCCGCCCCGGCGCTCATCATCGCCATGGGCGGCGGGCCCCGGCGGATGACCGCGCTCGCCGTGTGGGGGACGTACTTCCCGGTGGGCCTGGCGCTGGGGCTGTTCCTCGGCGGGGTGCTGTCGGCGTTCCTCGGCTGGCGCACCTGGCTGGTCGCCCAGGCGTGCGCCCTGCTCGTCGCCGGGGCCGCCGCCGTCCTCGCGCGCGGCGGGCGGACCGCGTCCGCCGGGGAGCCGGCCCCAAGAGCAGCCGCGCCGTCCCTCGACCGGCGCGCGGTGCGCCGCCTGTCGCGGCCCTTCCTGCTGTCCCTGGGCTTCGCCACCGCCAGCGGCACCATCGTCGCGGTGGTGTCCCTGCTCCCCACCTACCTGCACGAGGTCCTCCACGTGCCCACGTCCGTGGCGGGCACCCTCACCGGGGCCGTCTCGCTGACCGGCACCGTCGGCGGCTTCCTCAGCGGCTGGCTGCTGCGGCGCGGGGTGCCGGTGCGCCGGCTGTTCACCGGCGCGCTGCTGATGCCGCTGGGCACGGCCGTCGCCTTCCTGCACTGGGGCGGCACCGGCCTCGCCGCCGCCGGCGCGGTCCTCGTGGCACTGGCCAACGAACTCGTCGTCGCCGCCGCGTTCGCGATGATCCCCGCCGTCGTCGCGGACTCCGCCGACATCGATCTCGCCAACGGGCTCCTGGCCCAGGTCGGCAGCCTCGGCTCGCTGCTCGGCCCGCCCCTGGTCAGCTTCGCGGTGCTGGCGGCCGACGGCTGGTGGGCCGTCGCGCCCACCGTGCTCGCCGTCTGCCTGCCCGGGACGCTCCTGCTGCGCGCCTCGGTGCGGCGCGCGGCGGTATGA
- a CDS encoding MalY/PatB family protein yields the protein MEAEAPDGTRLAAPAADHPVAPGFDDITIEALLARRTLKWGRHGGEVLGAWVAEMDFPVAPAVREAVHEAVERGETGYPLRDIRTGLPSACADWLARTCGWTVPAERIFLIPDVLTGVGLGISAYSRPDSAVVVPTPAYPPFLEVVSALGRRAVEVPLVPDGARRVLDLDAIGAALAGGAGTVLLCNPHNPLGRVFTRPELRALGRCVAAHGARVVADEIHAPLTYPGHPHVPYASVSPEAAGHTLTLVSAAKGWNIAGLKCAQAVLTSDRDVRRWRALPFHSRHGASTLGIAANIAAYRAGDPWRREAVRYLDGNRRFLARVLGERLPQARYSMPEATYLAWLDCSFAGLDDPAGFLLREARVCLSDGAFFGAAGRGFVRLNFATSRRILERVTTALVEALAP from the coding sequence GTGGAAGCGGAGGCACCGGACGGCACACGGCTCGCCGCGCCGGCGGCGGACCACCCCGTGGCGCCCGGATTCGACGACATCACCATCGAGGCGCTGCTGGCGCGCCGGACGCTCAAGTGGGGACGGCACGGCGGGGAGGTGCTGGGCGCCTGGGTCGCGGAGATGGACTTCCCCGTGGCCCCCGCCGTGCGCGAGGCCGTGCACGAGGCGGTGGAGCGCGGCGAGACCGGCTATCCGCTGCGTGACATCCGCACCGGGCTGCCGTCCGCCTGCGCCGACTGGCTGGCCCGTACCTGCGGCTGGACGGTACCGGCCGAGCGGATCTTCCTGATCCCCGACGTGCTGACGGGGGTCGGCCTCGGCATCAGCGCCTACAGCCGCCCGGACAGCGCCGTGGTGGTCCCCACCCCCGCCTATCCGCCGTTCCTGGAGGTCGTGTCGGCGCTGGGCCGGCGCGCCGTCGAGGTGCCCCTCGTCCCGGACGGCGCACGGCGCGTCCTGGACCTCGACGCCATCGGCGCCGCGCTGGCCGGGGGCGCGGGAACCGTGCTGCTGTGCAACCCGCACAACCCGCTGGGCAGGGTGTTCACCCGGCCCGAACTCCGCGCGCTGGGCCGCTGCGTGGCCGCGCACGGCGCGCGGGTCGTCGCCGACGAGATCCACGCCCCGCTCACCTACCCCGGGCACCCCCACGTCCCGTACGCCTCCGTCTCGCCGGAGGCCGCCGGTCACACACTGACCCTGGTGTCCGCCGCCAAGGGCTGGAACATAGCCGGGCTGAAGTGCGCGCAGGCCGTGCTGACCAGCGACCGCGACGTCCGGCGGTGGCGGGCCCTGCCGTTCCACTCCCGGCACGGGGCCAGCACCCTGGGCATCGCGGCGAACATCGCCGCCTACCGGGCGGGCGACCCGTGGCGCCGCGAGGCGGTGCGCTATCTGGACGGCAACCGCCGCTTCCTGGCACGGGTGCTCGGCGAACGGCTCCCGCAGGCGCGCTACTCGATGCCGGAGGCGACCTATCTGGCGTGGCTGGACTGCTCCTTCGCCGGCCTGGACGACCCGGCCGGCTTCCTGCTGCGCGAGGCCCGCGTCTGCCTGAGCGACGGGGCCTTCTTCGGTGCGGCCGGGCGGGGGTTCGTACGCCTCAACTTCGCCACGTCGCGCCGGATCCTCGAACGCGTCACCACCGCCCTGGTCGAGGCGCTGGCACCATGA